From a region of the Stenotrophomonas sp. BIO128-Bstrain genome:
- a CDS encoding biopolymer transporter ExbD, translated as MRIRNDRIQDEPHIDLVPLIDVILVLIIFFVVTTTFDARSTLQLQLPTASQQDTTEPPRSLSVLVNAEGRYFINDQEVLRTDVESVKQTIAAVAGSDREQTVLLRADARTPYQAVVTAQDALGQLGFRRIAIATAPEVRP; from the coding sequence ATGCGTATCCGCAATGACCGGATCCAGGACGAACCGCATATCGATCTGGTCCCGCTGATCGATGTGATCCTCGTCCTGATCATCTTCTTCGTGGTCACCACCACCTTCGACGCGCGCTCGACGCTGCAGTTGCAGTTGCCGACCGCCAGCCAGCAGGACACCACCGAGCCGCCGCGCTCGCTGAGCGTGCTGGTCAATGCCGAAGGGCGTTACTTCATCAACGATCAGGAAGTGCTGCGCACCGACGTCGAGTCGGTCAAGCAGACGATTGCCGCCGTCGCCGGCAGCGATCGGGAACAGACCGTGCTGTTGCGCGCCGACGCGCGTACGCCTTACCAGGCCGTGGTCACGGCCCAGGATGCCCTGGGCCAGCTGGGCTTCCGCCGCATCGCCATCGCTACCGCGCCGGAGGTGCGTCCATGA
- the lpxK gene encoding tetraacyldisaccharide 4'-kinase — MAGKGTQTPSYWYDGSTIPFLARLASPLYGAAIALRRMAYRRRWLKRHSLPVPVVVVGNVTAGGTGKTPLTIALVNRLRDAGWKPGVASRGYGREEAGTPRWVLASTDTSVGGDEPVLIAWKTGVPVRVDADRVAAGKALVEAGCDIIVCDDGLQHYRLARDIEIEVVDAQRRYGNGRLIPAGPLREPASRARDCDFRVVNMGQASDGTEAQTACGFGEWPMQLRIDSAQPLQGGRARRLSHFQGQRVHAVAGIANPQRFFDMLRAHRIGVVPHAFADHHAYQPADLRFGSELPVLMTEKDAVKCKAFATEWHFAVPLSAELPAAFWISLLDRVEKLGKR; from the coding sequence ATGGCAGGCAAGGGCACGCAGACGCCGTCGTACTGGTATGACGGCAGCACCATTCCGTTCCTGGCGCGTTTGGCGTCACCGCTGTATGGCGCGGCGATCGCGCTGCGGCGGATGGCCTATCGCCGCCGTTGGCTGAAGCGGCATTCGCTGCCGGTGCCGGTGGTGGTGGTCGGCAACGTCACCGCCGGCGGCACCGGCAAGACCCCGCTGACGATTGCCCTGGTCAACCGCCTGCGCGACGCGGGCTGGAAGCCGGGGGTCGCCAGCCGTGGCTATGGCCGCGAGGAGGCGGGCACGCCGCGCTGGGTGCTGGCCAGTACCGATACCTCGGTCGGTGGCGACGAGCCGGTGCTGATCGCCTGGAAAACCGGCGTGCCGGTGCGGGTCGATGCGGACCGCGTCGCGGCGGGCAAGGCGCTGGTCGAAGCGGGCTGCGACATCATCGTCTGCGATGACGGCCTGCAGCATTACCGGCTGGCGCGCGACATCGAAATCGAAGTGGTCGATGCCCAGCGTCGCTATGGCAACGGCCGCCTGATTCCCGCCGGTCCGCTGCGCGAGCCGGCCAGCCGTGCGCGCGACTGCGATTTCCGCGTGGTCAACATGGGCCAGGCCAGTGACGGTACCGAAGCGCAGACCGCCTGCGGCTTCGGCGAATGGCCGATGCAGTTGCGCATCGACAGTGCGCAGCCGCTGCAGGGCGGCCGTGCGCGGCGCCTCTCGCATTTCCAGGGGCAGCGGGTGCATGCCGTGGCCGGCATCGCCAACCCGCAGCGCTTCTTCGACATGCTGCGCGCGCACCGCATCGGCGTGGTGCCGCATGCCTTCGCCGATCACCATGCCTACCAGCCCGCGGACCTGCGCTTCGGCAGCGAGTTGCCGGTCCTGATGACGGAGAAGGATGCGGTCAAGTGCAAGGCCTTCGCGACCGAGTGGCACTTCGCGGTGCCGCTGTCGGCGGAGTTGCCGGCCGCGTTCTGGATCAGCCTGCTGGATCGCGTCGAGAAGCTCGGCAAGCGTTGA
- a CDS encoding MASE1 domain-containing protein: MAFDWLRRDIHLHVRLHPGGVLLAVSYAVAFWAARNVSVDQLYLPAGLRVAALLLCPPRYWVYLIAGEYAFFALARYPLIPQYGLAWAVVASASLMPAVAGIVHTHRRWMASSNDTWLLSVALLAAIVVTALNQGLAYLLMPTQHVAVSWEGAARYAVGDYLGILLIAPLVVMWRRRRMAAESMRGWTLAAVVSLVVIGVNLMVLLRMDSTGLPGSHDPAAFTAQQILAATGTVLLLLGATTSHYYHRFRQNEWLGRRAIAMTRTTLVAGEQDRRERAWYLRNVGDDIDRSLQKIANTLAAKGQDGLALELQRLHAAQSGALRVQANLVYPVEIESAGLYVALRAGAIADAWAQTDRVLPAHLMGDPCDLSLDLQLAAFRSMADVVAVLLTAEKGSLRLRARTIQRGGQQGIVVIAGLLDPHRTLAPGTVELARQALGARALAYQGNVQCRGNRIRLVLRETRGCQAERHASAPGTRALPRSNVSFF, translated from the coding sequence GTGGCGTTCGACTGGTTGAGACGCGACATCCACCTGCACGTACGCCTTCATCCCGGTGGCGTGCTGCTGGCGGTGAGCTATGCCGTTGCCTTCTGGGCAGCTCGCAATGTTTCGGTCGACCAGCTCTATCTTCCTGCGGGCCTGCGCGTTGCCGCCCTGCTGCTCTGCCCACCGCGCTACTGGGTCTACCTGATTGCGGGCGAGTACGCCTTCTTCGCCCTAGCGCGGTACCCGCTGATCCCGCAATATGGCCTCGCCTGGGCCGTGGTCGCTTCGGCCAGCCTAATGCCCGCTGTCGCAGGGATCGTGCACACGCATCGACGCTGGATGGCGTCGAGCAATGACACGTGGCTGCTCTCGGTCGCCCTGCTCGCGGCGATCGTGGTCACCGCCCTGAATCAGGGCCTTGCGTATCTACTGATGCCCACGCAGCACGTGGCCGTCTCCTGGGAAGGCGCTGCGCGATATGCCGTGGGGGACTATCTGGGCATTCTGTTGATCGCGCCCTTGGTCGTCATGTGGCGACGCAGGCGCATGGCTGCCGAATCAATGCGTGGCTGGACACTGGCAGCTGTGGTTTCTCTGGTAGTGATCGGCGTCAACTTGATGGTCCTGCTCCGCATGGATAGTACTGGCCTGCCAGGCTCCCATGACCCCGCCGCATTCACCGCACAGCAGATTCTTGCAGCAACTGGAACTGTACTGCTCCTGCTCGGCGCGACCACCTCGCACTACTATCATCGTTTCCGACAGAACGAGTGGCTGGGGCGCCGCGCCATCGCCATGACCAGGACCACGCTTGTCGCCGGCGAACAGGACAGGCGCGAGCGCGCTTGGTACCTGCGGAATGTCGGCGATGACATCGACCGGTCCCTGCAGAAAATCGCAAATACGCTCGCGGCAAAGGGCCAGGACGGCTTGGCCTTGGAGCTCCAGCGCTTGCATGCCGCACAATCGGGTGCGTTACGGGTGCAGGCGAACTTGGTTTACCCCGTCGAAATAGAATCCGCGGGACTGTACGTAGCTCTCCGGGCCGGCGCGATCGCCGATGCCTGGGCGCAGACGGATCGCGTCCTGCCCGCGCATTTGATGGGCGACCCGTGTGATCTGAGCCTTGATCTGCAGTTGGCGGCGTTCCGGAGCATGGCAGACGTCGTCGCGGTCCTGCTGACGGCAGAGAAAGGATCTCTACGTCTTCGCGCACGCACGATTCAACGTGGAGGACAGCAGGGCATCGTGGTGATCGCCGGGCTTCTGGATCCCCACCGGACGCTGGCACCCGGTACTGTGGAGCTCGCCAGGCAGGCGCTCGGTGCCCGCGCGCTGGCCTATCAGGGCAACGTGCAGTGCCGAGGCAACCGGATCCGCCTGGTGTTGAGGGAGACTCGTGGCTGCCAGGCAGAGCGACACGCCAGCGCGCCAGGAACACGCGCGCTTCCACGCAGCAACGTGAGCTTCTTCTGA
- the msbA gene encoding lipid A export permease/ATP-binding protein MsbA, which produces MSKKHSSVWPIYKRLLGYTGAYWVFMVAAVIAMVVEALAGYSFTKLMEPLVNRGFVNPEPRMAVILPLTILGLFMMRSLATLVSDYALARTGRSVVRDLREQVLEKYLHLPSSHFDAEATPVMVSRLNFDTEQVTQASADALKTLVADTLTIIAMLVVMLQMSVKVTMAMLVVVPLIGVIVSIVGKRYRRISRGIQDGMGGMAQTAEQSLAAQQEVKVHGTQAHEISRYSRLANRMLGLNMKVETTRALASSTVQFLAALALAVIVWVSTREALAGKLNAGQFMGLMTSMMAIIPSLRRLTSVQTSISRGVAAAERLFGILDMPVERDEGLQRIGRARGELAFEHVMLRYREDTGIALDDISFVARPGTVTAIVGRSGSGKTSLIRLVPRFYEPSGGRITLDGVALDDYPLADLRRQVAMVGQKVMLFDDTVGANIAYGMDATEDQIRAAAEAANAWEFIARMPQQLQTPVGENGALLSGGQRQRLAIARAILRDAPILILDEATAALDNESERLVQDALQRLMPERTTLVIAHRLSTIEHADQVLVMDHGRIVERGTHNELLALGGLYEHLHRMQFRERQP; this is translated from the coding sequence ATGAGCAAGAAACATTCTTCCGTCTGGCCGATCTACAAGCGGCTGCTCGGGTACACCGGGGCGTACTGGGTGTTCATGGTCGCGGCCGTGATCGCGATGGTGGTCGAGGCGCTGGCCGGCTACAGCTTCACCAAGCTGATGGAGCCGCTGGTCAACCGGGGGTTCGTCAACCCGGAGCCGCGCATGGCGGTGATCCTGCCGCTGACCATCCTCGGGTTGTTCATGATGCGCAGCCTGGCCACGCTGGTCAGCGATTACGCGCTGGCCCGCACCGGGCGCAGCGTGGTGCGCGACCTGCGTGAGCAGGTGCTGGAGAAGTACCTGCACCTGCCATCCTCGCATTTCGATGCCGAGGCCACGCCGGTGATGGTCAGCCGCCTGAACTTCGATACAGAACAGGTCACCCAGGCCAGTGCCGATGCGCTCAAGACCCTGGTGGCCGATACCCTCACCATCATCGCCATGCTGGTGGTGATGCTGCAGATGAGCGTCAAGGTCACCATGGCGATGCTGGTGGTGGTGCCGTTGATCGGCGTGATCGTCTCGATCGTCGGCAAGCGTTACCGCCGGATCAGCCGTGGCATCCAGGACGGCATGGGCGGCATGGCGCAGACCGCCGAACAGTCGTTGGCCGCGCAGCAGGAAGTGAAGGTGCATGGCACCCAGGCGCACGAGATCTCGCGCTACTCGCGTCTGGCCAACCGCATGCTCGGCCTGAACATGAAGGTCGAAACCACGCGCGCGCTGGCCTCCAGCACGGTGCAGTTCCTGGCGGCATTGGCGCTGGCGGTGATCGTGTGGGTGTCCACCCGCGAGGCGCTGGCCGGCAAGCTCAACGCAGGCCAGTTCATGGGCCTGATGACCTCGATGATGGCGATCATTCCCTCGCTGCGTCGCCTGACCAGTGTGCAGACCTCGATCTCGCGTGGTGTCGCTGCTGCCGAGCGCCTGTTCGGGATTCTGGACATGCCGGTCGAGCGCGACGAAGGCCTCCAGCGCATCGGCCGCGCGCGCGGCGAGCTCGCGTTCGAGCACGTGATGCTGCGCTATCGCGAGGATACCGGCATCGCGCTGGACGACATCAGTTTCGTGGCCAGGCCGGGCACGGTGACGGCGATTGTCGGCCGCTCCGGCAGCGGCAAGACCAGCCTCATCCGCCTGGTGCCGCGCTTCTACGAGCCCAGCGGCGGCCGCATCACGCTCGATGGCGTGGCCCTGGACGACTACCCGCTCGCCGACCTGCGTCGCCAGGTGGCCATGGTCGGGCAGAAGGTCATGCTGTTCGATGACACCGTGGGCGCCAACATCGCCTACGGCATGGATGCCACCGAAGACCAGATCCGCGCGGCGGCCGAAGCGGCCAATGCGTGGGAGTTCATCGCGCGCATGCCGCAGCAGCTGCAGACGCCCGTTGGTGAGAATGGCGCGTTGCTCTCCGGTGGCCAGCGCCAGCGCTTGGCGATTGCCCGCGCGATCCTGCGCGACGCGCCGATCCTGATCCTGGATGAAGCCACCGCTGCGCTCGACAACGAATCCGAACGCCTGGTGCAGGACGCCCTGCAGCGCCTGATGCCCGAGCGCACCACGCTGGTGATCGCGCACCGCCTGTCCACCATCGAACATGCCGACCAGGTGCTGGTGATGGACCACGGCCGCATCGTCGAACGTGGCACGCACAACGAACTGCTGGCGCTGGGTGGCCTGTACGAGCACCTGCACAGGATGCAGTTCCGCGAAAGGCAGCCTTGA
- the kdsB gene encoding 3-deoxy-manno-octulosonate cytidylyltransferase: MSASVEFVVAIPARYAASRLPGKPLRLLGGEPLVLRVAQRALLAGAREVWVATDDQRIADALQGLAEVRVAMTSTDHASGTDRLAECAAQAGWSDDTLVVNLQGDEPFAPAEGIRAVAEALVYSGAEMSTLATPVEDAETLFDPNVVKVVRKQNLDALYFSRAPIPWHRDAFARSRDTLAGPHWLRHIGIYGYRAGFLRRFAALPPGTLEQLESLEQLRVLEAGHRISVALTPAEFPPGIDTPDDLARAEAWWAAHP; the protein is encoded by the coding sequence ATGAGCGCTTCCGTCGAGTTCGTCGTCGCCATTCCCGCCCGTTACGCCGCCTCGCGGCTGCCGGGCAAGCCACTGCGCCTGCTGGGCGGCGAACCGCTGGTGCTGCGCGTGGCGCAACGCGCGCTGCTCGCCGGCGCTCGCGAAGTGTGGGTGGCCACGGATGACCAGCGCATCGCCGATGCGCTGCAGGGCCTGGCCGAGGTGCGTGTGGCGATGACCTCCACCGATCATGCTTCCGGCACCGATCGCCTGGCCGAGTGCGCCGCACAGGCGGGCTGGTCGGACGACACCCTGGTGGTGAACCTGCAGGGCGATGAGCCGTTCGCCCCGGCCGAGGGCATCCGTGCCGTGGCCGAAGCGCTGGTCTACAGCGGTGCGGAGATGTCCACGCTGGCCACCCCGGTGGAAGACGCCGAAACGCTGTTCGACCCGAACGTGGTCAAGGTGGTGCGCAAGCAGAATCTGGACGCGCTGTACTTCAGCCGCGCGCCGATTCCGTGGCACCGCGACGCCTTCGCGCGCTCGCGCGACACGCTCGCCGGCCCACACTGGCTGCGCCATATCGGCATCTACGGCTACCGCGCCGGCTTCCTGCGCCGGTTCGCCGCGCTGCCGCCGGGCACGCTGGAGCAGCTGGAATCGCTCGAGCAGCTGCGCGTGCTGGAAGCAGGGCACCGCATCAGCGTGGCCCTGACCCCGGCCGAGTTCCCGCCCGGCATCGACACCCCGGACGATCTGGCGCGCGCCGAGGCCTGGTGGGCCGCCCACCCGTGA
- a CDS encoding DNA internalization-related competence protein ComEC/Rec2, producing the protein MSRVLDSADHATDAAFPIFGKACVVSLLAGICAIIFSPRLLPMEWGVAAAAVGLLLWIVPSRLRLLGAALFGLGWAAFHGHAGLAQQLTPGSAAVDHVLHGRVVSLPDHGPGGTRFRFRVDEDPAMPTRLRGRDLALGWYDGFRGAADDRRRTLRAGERWSLSVRVRPPRGLVNPGGFDAEGYALRQRVAGSGYVREPARAHPLGEPAGLPAWRERMADAIARAVQDDGRRFVQALALGDTRGLGQADWDDLRALGVTHLVAISGFHVGVVAGVAALLAGGLWRCLPIMGLYLPRPMGAAAAAVAGAALYAAAAGFALPTVRTVLMIAVVATARCSRRRATVAQSLSLAALAMLLFDPLAVLAPGFWLSFAGVLWLIWCLPGREQGWLRGFLSAQGVATVALLPLTVALFGQASRAGPLVNLVAIPWWTMVVVPLALLGTALEALIEGAGRWPWQLAAWCFDASWWLFGYAARSELSLWWLPQANRWALLAAVSGVFWLLLPRGSGGRVAALLLCLPLLWPARHGPGEGEVELLVMDVGQGLAVVVRTRRHTLLYDTGPGTDDGFDAGERIVVPTLRALGQGRLDRIMISHDHRDHTGGLRGVRRSFPDAVVQAPQGALRGRASACHAGQSWAWDGVTFRVLHPLPGEARSINDSSCVLRMETARGAILLAGDIEKGSEARLLQQAGALLAAEAVVVPHHGSASSSTPAWVDAVAPRLAIVSAGHRNRFGHPRAEVVSRWQAVGAEVLNTAESGAVRIWLGREGLQVREQRVFERRWWDAAERSRSAAILSAIKQAAAGPED; encoded by the coding sequence ATGTCGCGGGTGCTCGACAGTGCCGATCACGCCACCGATGCCGCCTTCCCGATCTTCGGCAAAGCGTGTGTCGTTTCGCTGTTGGCAGGCATCTGCGCGATCATCTTCTCGCCCCGGCTGCTGCCGATGGAATGGGGCGTTGCTGCGGCGGCGGTCGGTCTTCTGCTCTGGATCGTCCCCTCCCGCCTGCGCCTCCTCGGCGCCGCCCTCTTCGGTCTAGGCTGGGCGGCCTTCCACGGCCACGCCGGGCTCGCCCAGCAGCTGACACCCGGCAGCGCCGCCGTCGACCACGTGCTGCACGGGCGGGTGGTCAGCCTCCCCGACCACGGTCCCGGGGGAACCCGCTTCCGCTTCCGGGTGGACGAAGATCCGGCGATGCCCACCAGACTCCGCGGTCGCGACCTGGCGCTGGGCTGGTACGACGGATTCCGTGGCGCCGCCGATGATCGCCGGCGCACGCTGCGGGCCGGCGAGCGCTGGTCGCTCAGCGTGCGGGTCCGGCCGCCGCGTGGCCTGGTGAATCCGGGCGGGTTCGACGCCGAGGGCTATGCATTGCGGCAGCGGGTGGCGGGCAGTGGGTACGTGCGCGAGCCCGCCCGGGCGCATCCACTGGGCGAGCCGGCCGGCTTGCCGGCATGGCGCGAGCGGATGGCCGACGCGATCGCCCGCGCGGTCCAGGACGACGGCCGCCGCTTCGTCCAGGCGCTGGCACTGGGCGATACCCGTGGTCTTGGCCAGGCCGATTGGGACGACCTGCGTGCGCTGGGGGTGACTCACCTGGTAGCGATTTCGGGTTTCCATGTCGGCGTCGTGGCTGGCGTGGCCGCACTGCTGGCAGGCGGGCTCTGGCGGTGCCTGCCGATAATGGGCCTTTACCTGCCGCGCCCGATGGGCGCCGCAGCCGCGGCGGTCGCAGGTGCGGCGCTGTACGCAGCAGCGGCCGGTTTCGCGCTGCCGACGGTGCGCACCGTGCTGATGATCGCGGTGGTGGCAACGGCGCGTTGCAGCCGGCGACGGGCGACGGTCGCCCAGTCGCTGTCGCTGGCGGCGCTGGCGATGCTGTTGTTCGATCCGCTTGCGGTTCTGGCCCCCGGCTTCTGGCTGAGCTTTGCCGGCGTGCTGTGGCTGATCTGGTGCCTGCCGGGGCGCGAGCAGGGCTGGCTGCGGGGATTCCTGAGTGCCCAGGGCGTGGCCACCGTCGCGTTGCTGCCGCTGACCGTGGCGTTGTTCGGGCAGGCTTCGCGCGCCGGTCCGCTGGTGAACCTGGTGGCGATTCCGTGGTGGACCATGGTGGTGGTGCCGCTGGCACTGCTCGGTACCGCGCTTGAGGCGCTGATCGAGGGGGCGGGGCGCTGGCCCTGGCAGCTGGCGGCATGGTGCTTCGACGCGAGCTGGTGGCTGTTCGGCTATGCCGCGCGCAGCGAGCTGTCGCTGTGGTGGCTGCCACAGGCAAACCGCTGGGCATTGCTGGCGGCGGTGTCCGGCGTGTTCTGGCTGTTGTTGCCGCGCGGCAGTGGCGGCCGGGTGGCGGCGCTGCTGTTGTGCCTGCCGCTGCTATGGCCGGCGCGTCACGGGCCTGGCGAGGGCGAGGTGGAGCTGCTGGTGATGGACGTGGGGCAGGGCCTGGCGGTGGTCGTGCGCACGCGCCGCCACACGCTGCTGTACGACACCGGCCCCGGGACCGACGATGGCTTCGATGCTGGTGAGCGTATCGTGGTGCCCACGCTGCGTGCGCTGGGCCAGGGGCGGCTGGACCGGATCATGATCAGCCACGACCACCGGGACCACACCGGTGGCCTGCGCGGGGTGCGCCGCAGCTTCCCCGATGCGGTCGTGCAGGCACCGCAGGGCGCCCTGCGTGGCCGCGCATCGGCCTGCCATGCCGGACAATCCTGGGCGTGGGACGGGGTCACGTTCCGGGTGCTGCATCCCCTTCCCGGCGAAGCCCGGTCGATCAACGACAGCAGTTGCGTGCTGCGGATGGAAACCGCCCGGGGGGCGATCCTGCTGGCCGGCGACATCGAAAAAGGCAGCGAAGCGCGGCTGCTCCAGCAGGCAGGTGCGCTGCTGGCGGCCGAAGCAGTGGTGGTGCCGCACCATGGCAGTGCCAGCTCGTCCACCCCGGCCTGGGTGGATGCCGTCGCGCCGCGCCTGGCGATCGTCTCGGCTGGCCATCGCAATCGCTTCGGCCACCCGCGCGCCGAGGTGGTGTCGCGCTGGCAGGCGGTGGGGGCGGAGGTGCTCAACACGGCCGAGAGCGGCGCGGTGCGGATCTGGCTCGGGCGTGAAGGCCTGCAGGTGCGTGAACAACGGGTTTTCGAGCGGCGTTGGTGGGATGCCGCGGAGCGGAGCCGGTCGGCTGCTATCCTATCGGCGATCAAACAGGCGGCCGCTGGGCCGGAGGATTGA
- a CDS encoding MotA/TolQ/ExbB proton channel family protein, whose amino-acid sequence MWELVKAGGWPMLPLLLLGVLALAIVLERFWTLRRNEVLPPGLGQEVRNWAARGKLDPSHIQSLRGNSPLGALLATALEARNRPRDQIRERIEDAGRHLVHRMERFLNALGTIASAGPLLGLLGTVVGMIQMFMGILDHGVGDVNQLAGGIGKALVCTATGMIVAIPALMFHRYFKGRIAGYVIEMEQEASALLDALDGRPGVMNTAPRATGAPAGAAPVMVKG is encoded by the coding sequence GTGTGGGAACTGGTCAAGGCCGGTGGCTGGCCGATGCTGCCGCTGCTGCTGTTGGGCGTACTGGCTTTGGCAATTGTCCTGGAGCGTTTCTGGACCCTGCGCCGCAATGAAGTCCTGCCCCCGGGGCTGGGGCAGGAAGTGCGCAACTGGGCCGCACGCGGCAAGCTCGACCCGAGCCACATCCAGTCGCTGCGCGGCAACTCGCCGCTGGGCGCGCTGCTGGCCACCGCGCTGGAAGCGCGCAATCGCCCGCGCGACCAGATCCGCGAGCGCATTGAAGACGCCGGCCGGCACCTGGTTCACCGCATGGAGCGGTTCCTGAATGCCCTGGGCACGATCGCCTCGGCCGGCCCGCTGCTGGGCCTGCTCGGCACGGTGGTCGGCATGATCCAGATGTTCATGGGCATCCTCGACCACGGCGTGGGCGATGTGAACCAGCTGGCCGGCGGTATCGGCAAGGCACTGGTGTGCACCGCCACCGGCATGATCGTGGCGATCCCCGCGTTGATGTTCCATCGCTACTTCAAGGGCCGGATCGCCGGCTACGTGATCGAGATGGAGCAGGAAGCTTCGGCCCTGCTGGACGCGCTGGATGGCCGCCCGGGCGTGATGAACACGGCCCCGCGTGCCACCGGTGCCCCCGCCGGCGCCGCACCGGTCATGGTCAAGGGCTGA